In Jejubacter calystegiae, the following are encoded in one genomic region:
- a CDS encoding CS1-pili formation C-terminal domain-containing protein yields MVNNKFVLPVIIACSLGPLSASAQPSYGSKVIGNYRFPDTLYSLMEEGIKIPVYLINNGTVSEKEKAAGNRYVRIGTVTLFVDGNKLGLREVEVQESGNGIRLSKEMSTLLQGIDNKKFNDQMQIPVKPGTAFQLDQKKMRLLLTLSQDDYGVQLRPREVDIDAPESDDLSGTFTYNLGAYHTRSGYGSNWTSGYLNARSWTSMGASHLLIDGSGYVNKDSHETQMNAIMLERDYQGMRYAAGLLSGWAMQSVASVSGISGGEVYGVSVGNQANSRKRDNTLSLTPIVLYFPSSGEARIRRDGQLIGIQRFDVGNHELDTSQLPYGIYTVEIEVVNGGRTVSRNIYTVNKPFSNNISQSLRWQLWGGVYNRDKAIINVEKYRKHKKSDDNTYYYDYDTHHKDTMSLVGASFGKRSGMLDWSASTYMMREQMVGEFWGSLNLSSYMSLNSQSMAASDGTWRANYGANMRLPWNIGSVWYTHEKLSSGRFLDLYENNGNTWGATFNLPSFGLPSAGNLSLTRQEDKAYHYKRYQVDFSQGIYAGRYGSARLRLGLSRYEYLNDEEKDRYVMLDFSIPIGNTVSVGVTHNRDSGTALNVNASRQFDGDYLKSASANIAKAFSSNEGQRDISGGGSVNFDTPWNSNILSVQSGTSKGWNATLTSSGSLGWSKEAFAAGRGTESAGVIVDTGLQGDDALTLKLNGRKEKLKGGKTWVSLPAYQNYDLEVMNSETGTESYDIGSNARRHITVYPGNTVVMKPSVKKIVTLFGRLVDEHGQPIGATQIKNHVGITRTEQDGRFVIDVDKNNPILSIATPDDSLCELRLDIESNRGALWLGDITCDKGNYVWQETNGMMERDNEKAIRS; encoded by the coding sequence ATGGTGAATAACAAATTCGTGTTGCCTGTGATAATCGCCTGCTCGCTGGGGCCATTATCCGCATCGGCACAGCCCTCTTACGGTTCAAAGGTCATTGGCAATTATCGCTTTCCGGATACGCTCTATAGCCTGATGGAAGAAGGGATCAAAATCCCCGTTTACCTGATTAATAACGGTACGGTAAGCGAAAAAGAGAAGGCTGCTGGCAACCGCTATGTGCGCATTGGCACCGTCACACTTTTTGTCGATGGCAACAAACTCGGCCTGCGAGAAGTGGAAGTTCAGGAGTCCGGCAACGGTATCCGGCTCTCTAAAGAAATGAGCACCCTGCTCCAGGGCATTGATAACAAGAAATTTAACGACCAGATGCAAATCCCGGTGAAGCCAGGTACCGCATTTCAGTTGGATCAGAAAAAGATGCGCCTGCTGCTGACGCTCTCCCAGGACGACTACGGGGTTCAGTTGCGTCCGCGAGAAGTGGATATCGACGCACCGGAATCCGACGATCTGAGCGGCACCTTTACCTACAACCTTGGCGCCTACCACACCCGCAGCGGCTACGGCAGCAACTGGACTTCCGGCTACCTTAATGCCCGTAGTTGGACATCTATGGGCGCCAGCCACCTGTTGATCGACGGTTCCGGCTATGTGAATAAAGACAGCCACGAGACCCAAATGAACGCCATCATGCTGGAGCGGGATTACCAGGGCATGCGCTACGCGGCCGGTTTGCTCAGCGGCTGGGCGATGCAGTCGGTCGCCAGCGTCAGCGGCATTTCTGGTGGCGAAGTTTACGGCGTTTCCGTCGGCAACCAGGCCAACTCGCGCAAGCGCGATAACACTCTGTCGCTGACCCCCATCGTGCTCTACTTCCCAAGTTCAGGCGAAGCGCGCATTCGCCGCGACGGGCAGCTCATTGGCATTCAGCGCTTCGATGTAGGTAACCACGAACTCGACACCAGCCAGCTTCCCTACGGAATCTACACCGTTGAGATCGAGGTGGTCAACGGCGGCCGAACCGTGTCCCGCAATATTTATACGGTCAATAAGCCCTTTTCTAACAATATTTCCCAGAGCCTGCGCTGGCAGCTATGGGGCGGGGTCTATAACCGCGATAAAGCGATCATCAACGTAGAAAAATACCGTAAGCACAAAAAAAGCGACGATAACACCTACTACTATGATTATGACACCCACCACAAGGACACCATGTCGCTGGTGGGCGCCTCGTTCGGTAAACGCAGCGGCATGCTGGACTGGAGCGCATCGACCTACATGATGCGCGAGCAGATGGTCGGCGAATTCTGGGGATCGCTAAACCTCAGCAGCTATATGTCGCTGAACTCTCAAAGCATGGCGGCATCGGACGGCACCTGGCGCGCCAACTACGGCGCTAACATGCGCCTGCCGTGGAATATCGGTTCGGTCTGGTACACCCACGAAAAGCTCTCCAGCGGCCGCTTCCTGGATCTCTATGAAAACAACGGCAATACCTGGGGCGCTACCTTTAACCTACCCTCTTTCGGTCTGCCGTCAGCGGGCAACCTGAGCCTGACGCGCCAGGAAGATAAGGCCTACCACTACAAACGCTACCAGGTGGACTTCTCGCAGGGGATCTATGCCGGACGCTACGGCTCGGCACGTCTACGGCTCGGCCTTTCCCGCTATGAGTATCTGAACGACGAAGAGAAAGATCGCTATGTGATGCTGGATTTCTCAATCCCTATCGGCAATACCGTCTCGGTGGGCGTGACCCATAACCGCGACAGCGGCACCGCCCTGAACGTTAACGCCAGCCGTCAGTTCGATGGTGACTACCTGAAGTCGGCCTCTGCCAACATCGCCAAAGCGTTCAGCAGTAATGAAGGACAGCGTGATATCAGCGGTGGCGGCAGCGTCAACTTCGACACCCCATGGAACAGCAACATTCTCAGCGTACAGAGCGGCACCAGTAAAGGCTGGAACGCCACCCTGACCAGCAGTGGCAGCCTCGGCTGGTCGAAAGAGGCCTTCGCCGCTGGCCGCGGCACTGAAAGCGCTGGCGTGATCGTCGACACTGGCCTGCAGGGCGACGACGCACTGACGCTAAAACTTAACGGGCGCAAAGAAAAACTGAAAGGCGGTAAAACCTGGGTATCACTGCCGGCCTATCAGAACTACGACCTGGAAGTCATGAACAGCGAAACCGGTACCGAAAGCTACGATATCGGCAGCAACGCCCGGCGCCATATTACGGTTTATCCAGGCAACACCGTGGTGATGAAGCCGAGCGTGAAAAAGATCGTCACACTGTTCGGCCGCCTGGTGGACGAACATGGCCAGCCGATCGGTGCCACTCAGATCAAAAACCACGTCGGTATTACCCGCACCGAACAGGATGGGCGCTTCGTGATCGACGTCGACAAGAACAACCCGATTCTGAGCATCGCCACGCCGGACGACAGCCTGTGCGAACTCCGGCTTGATATTGAGTCCAACCGCGGTGCGCTGTGGCTTGGGGATATTACCTGCGACAAAGGCAACTACGTATGGCAGGAAACTAACGGGATGATGGAACGCGACAATGAAAAAGCTATTCGCTCTTAA
- a CDS encoding pilus assembly protein — protein MFILKTIAASLCLVTASALAVNVGSVTTIIPDNAESISKEIKNESDAARVISISVQRISSPMDEGVVIQPESPDEILLTPTRMIMPANASNIVKFYYHGKKDGLERYYRVTFVDEGITEDQNADADKSGQGMTRAVVSTILVAQPRNKNIDFDYRDGKIFNKGNAALRVNATGKCLKRTPENPKNQCAQNFYVMPETSRDIKLIDVNDKDFHLGLWDLKHFIPVK, from the coding sequence ATGTTTATCCTGAAAACGATCGCCGCTTCATTATGCCTGGTCACTGCTTCCGCGCTGGCCGTTAACGTGGGTTCAGTGACCACTATTATTCCCGATAATGCCGAATCCATTAGTAAAGAGATTAAAAATGAGTCCGACGCCGCACGAGTTATCTCCATTAGCGTGCAGCGCATCAGCAGCCCAATGGACGAAGGTGTGGTTATCCAACCCGAATCGCCGGACGAAATTCTGTTAACACCAACCAGAATGATCATGCCCGCCAACGCCAGCAATATTGTGAAGTTTTATTATCACGGAAAGAAAGATGGCCTGGAGCGCTACTACCGCGTCACTTTTGTCGATGAAGGAATTACCGAAGATCAAAATGCCGATGCCGACAAAAGCGGACAGGGCATGACCCGCGCCGTGGTCAGCACCATTCTGGTCGCTCAGCCGCGCAACAAGAATATCGACTTCGATTATCGCGACGGAAAAATTTTTAATAAAGGCAACGCCGCCTTACGCGTTAACGCCACCGGAAAGTGCCTGAAGCGTACCCCGGAAAACCCAAAGAACCAGTGCGCGCAGAACTTTTATGTCATGCCGGAAACGTCCCGCGATATCAAACTTATTGACGTAAACGATAAAGATTTCCACCTGGGCCTCTGGGATTTAAAACATTTTATTCCGGTGAAATAG
- a CDS encoding common pilus major fimbrillin subunit EcpA: protein MKKLNAIVLGSLLSVSAISVANAAEATATATWQASATKDSDSELVVTPTRALKFVYSANTQSFNTDTGLFDVVIRGDHSTATSFKLEAMVDDTDNTLFSVGGTPTKLKVGARWGGNDLGSKTGSISNGSTAWTTLVDSAKLSGPLASLASSAGAAAGTEVTAQSSFDFFVDSAEDNAGTAVDFKDLTNSLWEGKVSVDFRATWS, encoded by the coding sequence ATGAAAAAATTGAACGCTATCGTTCTGGGATCTCTGCTGTCTGTTTCCGCCATTAGCGTTGCAAATGCTGCCGAAGCAACTGCAACCGCCACCTGGCAGGCGTCAGCAACTAAAGATAGTGATTCTGAGCTGGTCGTAACCCCGACTCGCGCCCTGAAGTTCGTCTACAGCGCTAACACTCAGTCTTTTAACACCGACACCGGCCTGTTTGATGTTGTGATTCGTGGCGATCACTCCACTGCCACCAGCTTCAAGCTGGAAGCGATGGTTGACGACACTGACAACACGCTGTTCAGCGTTGGTGGTACTCCCACCAAACTGAAAGTGGGCGCGCGTTGGGGCGGTAACGATCTGGGTTCCAAAACCGGCTCTATCAGCAATGGTTCAACCGCCTGGACCACGCTGGTTGACTCCGCCAAACTCTCCGGCCCTCTGGCTTCCCTGGCCTCCAGCGCAGGCGCAGCAGCGGGTACTGAAGTTACCGCTCAGAGCAGCTTTGACTTCTTCGTTGATTCTGCTGAAGACAACGCTGGCACTGCAGTGGACTTCAAAGACCTGACCAACAGCCTGTGGGAAGGCAAAGTCTCTGTCGACTTCCGCGCCACCTGGAGCTAA